A region from the Patescibacteria group bacterium genome encodes:
- a CDS encoding CYTH domain-containing protein, with translation MENREIEVRFIEIDKNFLLAKLKEVGAIDNGEELIKEIIFYDKEMKWPKEWKFVRLRQDKKGNKLTFKKVEEFSIDGTIEVEIVVDDWNKAVELVKTIGLIDYRQQEKKRHSFLLDGVEVDLIDWPLVPTLVELEGKDEQSLRLVADKIGLDWTEVELRDNRWLMENKYKIPFTSLRFYTFTKIE, from the coding sequence ATGGAAAACAGAGAAATCGAAGTTCGTTTTATTGAAATAGATAAGAATTTTTTATTAGCTAAACTGAAAGAAGTGGGGGCGATTGATAATGGTGAAGAGTTAATAAAAGAGATAATTTTTTATGATAAAGAAATGAAATGGCCAAAAGAATGGAAATTTGTTAGGTTAAGGCAGGATAAAAAAGGCAATAAACTTACTTTTAAAAAAGTAGAGGAATTTAGTATCGATGGCACGATTGAAGTGGAAATTGTGGTGGATGATTGGAATAAAGCCGTGGAATTAGTTAAGACTATTGGTTTGATTGATTATCGCCAGCAAGAAAAAAAAAGACACAGTTTTTTATTAGATGGAGTGGAAGTGGATTTAATAGATTGGCCATTAGTGCCAACCTTGGTGGAGTTGGAAGGAAAAGATGAGCAGTCTTTAAGATTAGTGGCGGATAAGATAGGTTTAGATTGGACAGAGGTAGAGTTGCGTGACAATCGTTGGTTAATGGAAAACAAATATAAAATACCTTTTACCAGTTTGAGGTTTTATACTTTTACTAAGATAGAATAA
- a CDS encoding inositol monophosphatase, whose amino-acid sequence MIYKNIAVKAAKQAGDYLVKEFNRGIIDWRLKQSHEIVTKADLAAEKIILTILKKQTPDFSVLSEESGLNKTKSDYLWVVDPLDGTTNFRVHNPLFSVSIALYYKKRPLIGVVYVPYLKELYVASKGQGVFLNNRRLEVSGTWDIKKSFLTYCHGSESKHVKQAVELYKYFKLNSIDMRQLGSAAVELAWVAGGRVESLVIPGCKPWDAAAGILLVKEAGGRVTDFNNKDWSIYGQGGRILPNIDLLATNGKVHKVILNKL is encoded by the coding sequence ATGATTTATAAAAATATTGCTGTTAAGGCGGCTAAACAAGCGGGGGATTATTTGGTCAAAGAGTTTAATAGGGGAATTATTGATTGGCGGTTAAAACAATCGCATGAAATAGTTACGAAAGCGGATTTGGCTGCTGAAAAAATAATTTTAACGATCTTAAAAAAACAGACACCGGATTTTTCCGTCTTAAGTGAAGAGTCAGGTTTAAATAAAACTAAATCAGATTATTTATGGGTGGTAGATCCTTTAGATGGTACGACTAATTTTCGAGTACACAATCCTTTGTTTTCTGTATCTATTGCTTTGTATTATAAGAAGCGGCCTTTGATTGGTGTGGTTTATGTACCTTATTTAAAGGAATTGTATGTGGCTAGTAAAGGACAAGGCGTTTTTTTGAATAATCGGCGGTTAGAGGTATCGGGAACTTGGGATATTAAAAAATCTTTTTTAACATATTGCCACGGTTCAGAAAGTAAACATGTTAAGCAGGCAGTGGAGCTTTATAAGTATTTTAAATTAAATAGTATTGATATGAGGCAATTAGGCAGCGCTGCTGTAGAATTGGCTTGGGTGGCTGGCGGTCGGGTGGAGAGTTTGGTAATTCCTGGTTGTAAACCATGGGACGCGGCGGCTGGTATTTTATTGGTTAAAGAAGCTGGCGGTCGGGTAACTGATTTTAATAATAAAGATTGGTCTATTTATGGCCAAGGTGGCAGGATCTTACCCAATATTGATTTATTAGCTACTAACGGTAAGGTCCATAAGGTTATTTTGAATAAGCTTTAG
- a CDS encoding NUDIX domain-containing protein, which translates to MSEILSTFLLEDVERSIPMERDEFYKEQTEVFKKVGKPTRACEIVHVLIFNSHGELLLQKRSYDKNHNAGLLDKSVGGHIRYGDTADYSVMVETVQELQTPSIVLKNDDDFKKTLVLLSDYLSTIAVVKHSHSKIYNLKRVISGETIIIANKLHAYFGLYDGSIKPVDREASGVLFYSLANLDKEMISLPEAFTSDMHILLKELRSEIEVFLGMIKGRQNNSIK; encoded by the coding sequence ATGAGCGAAATATTAAGTACATTTTTGTTAGAGGACGTGGAACGTTCCATACCAATGGAGCGTGATGAATTTTATAAAGAACAAACCGAAGTTTTTAAAAAAGTAGGCAAGCCTACTCGAGCCTGTGAGATTGTTCACGTATTAATTTTTAACAGTCATGGTGAATTACTATTACAAAAAAGGTCTTATGATAAAAATCATAACGCTGGTTTGTTAGATAAATCGGTTGGTGGGCATATTCGCTATGGTGATACAGCCGATTATTCAGTTATGGTGGAAACTGTTCAGGAATTGCAAACCCCCTCAATAGTTTTAAAAAATGATGATGATTTTAAAAAAACTTTAGTTTTATTAAGTGATTATTTATCTACTATAGCGGTAGTTAAGCATTCTCATAGTAAAATATATAATTTAAAAAGAGTTATTTCAGGGGAGACTATAATAATTGCCAACAAACTGCATGCTTATTTTGGTTTATATGATGGCAGTATTAAACCAGTAGATCGTGAGGCCAGTGGAGTTTTATTCTATAGTTTAGCTAATTTAGATAAAGAGATGATCTCTTTACCAGAAGCTTTTACAAGTGATATGCATATTTTATTAAAAGAACTACGTTCAGAGATAGAGGTTTTTTTAGGAATGATTAAGGGTAGACAAAATAATTCAATAAAGTAA